One genomic window of Trichlorobacter lovleyi includes the following:
- a CDS encoding ATP-binding protein, translating to MDIPQADDSQPGQHQRPDYIRSQWWLLGAALGIFCIILGYQHYRSYQAITRQEEQRLLTQSHVIRLNMERQLQAANQALQDIVRDKRAIIVGTDTTRAVRRLKALSDALPGIRTMLIFNADGTVLASSREEFVGRSFSSRDYYQVPLQQNDAAVLYVSPPFKSVLGPTILNLSRVIPAPDGAFGGVVVAALDPEYFGVLLKSVRYAEDMTCAITHGDGLRFMLVPEKPALTGKNQAAPGSFLLRHRSSGKLENILRGRSVSTGEENLMVVQTVNPAELRMNKPLYIFVSRRIEAVYGEWYRQLAGSALFLMLLSSAAVIGLQLLQRRQQQLEFQAVQMQEVMALRLSLMEYAATHTMHELLQQALDEVCQLCGSPIGFYHFVEADQQTLSLQAWSTRTLAEFCRTEGHGLHYPLEQAGVWADCVRQRKVIIHNDYGTLPNRKGLPEGHAMLVRELVVPIFRADKVVAILGVGNKQSDYSGQDVELVSYLADVVWEIAGRKRSEEERHRLGLRYQTLQAVSSDGIHIINQEGRLVESNAAFRKMLGYGEQEELQLSIKDWDAGMQPEELAVMAKRLLHGSAVFETKHRRRDGTVFDVEVSVSGVELDDGCYLYASSRDISKRKELEQTLEESRQLQADIFDFLPDATFVIDLEKRVIAWNRAMEEMSGVPKQEMLGQGDHAYTIPFYGERRSQLLDLIDLDDEELQSKYKGVTRIGTHLYAETFCPALYGGKGAHVWAIVAPLYDTDGRRIGAIESIRDITAIKDIEANLARSNQELEQFAYVASHDLQEPLRKIAGFTELLANRYKGELDDKADSYMGYIVDGATRMRTLINDLLSYSRVMRSTKELADTDCSEVFSKVLKDMEIAVKESNAEISCGPLPVVRGDQVQLGQLFQNLIGNAIKYRGVGAPRIEVTAVRQQGDWLFSVRDNGIGIAPEFFERIFAIFQRLHTRTEYPGTGIGLAVCQKIVERHGGRIWLESSVGNGSTFFFTIPAYPGRQEKSA from the coding sequence AAGCGGGCCATCATTGTCGGTACGGATACCACACGGGCGGTCCGGCGCCTCAAGGCGCTGTCAGATGCCCTGCCCGGCATCCGTACCATGCTGATCTTTAATGCGGATGGGACGGTGTTGGCCTCGAGCCGGGAGGAGTTTGTCGGCCGCAGTTTCAGCAGCAGGGATTACTATCAGGTACCACTGCAGCAGAATGATGCGGCTGTGCTGTATGTCTCGCCGCCGTTCAAGTCGGTGCTGGGGCCGACCATTCTGAATCTGAGCAGGGTTATCCCTGCGCCGGACGGCGCGTTTGGCGGTGTGGTTGTCGCGGCACTGGACCCTGAGTATTTCGGGGTGCTGCTCAAGTCGGTGCGCTATGCCGAGGATATGACCTGCGCCATTACCCACGGTGACGGCCTGCGCTTTATGCTGGTTCCGGAAAAACCGGCATTGACGGGGAAAAATCAGGCTGCACCCGGCTCATTTCTGCTCCGGCACCGGAGCAGCGGCAAGCTGGAGAATATCCTCAGGGGCCGCTCTGTTTCCACCGGTGAAGAAAACCTGATGGTGGTGCAGACGGTTAACCCGGCTGAGCTGAGGATGAACAAGCCGCTGTACATTTTTGTCAGCCGCCGGATTGAGGCGGTGTATGGGGAATGGTACCGCCAACTGGCGGGCAGCGCACTCTTCCTGATGCTGCTGAGTTCGGCTGCCGTCATTGGCCTGCAACTGCTCCAGAGGCGCCAGCAACAGCTTGAATTCCAGGCCGTGCAGATGCAGGAGGTGATGGCGCTCCGCCTGAGCCTGATGGAGTATGCCGCTACTCACACGATGCATGAACTGCTGCAGCAGGCCCTTGATGAGGTCTGCCAACTCTGTGGCAGCCCGATCGGGTTCTACCATTTTGTCGAGGCCGACCAGCAGACCCTTTCGCTGCAGGCCTGGTCAACCCGGACCCTGGCGGAGTTCTGCCGGACCGAGGGGCACGGGCTGCATTACCCGCTTGAACAGGCCGGGGTCTGGGCAGACTGCGTCAGACAGAGAAAGGTGATCATCCACAACGACTACGGCACGCTGCCCAACCGGAAAGGGCTGCCGGAAGGCCATGCCATGCTCGTGCGGGAGCTGGTGGTGCCGATCTTTCGCGCAGACAAGGTGGTGGCAATCCTGGGGGTGGGGAATAAGCAAAGCGACTACAGCGGGCAGGACGTAGAGCTGGTCAGCTATCTGGCCGATGTGGTCTGGGAGATCGCGGGGCGCAAGCGTAGCGAGGAAGAGCGCCACAGGCTGGGGCTCCGTTACCAGACCCTGCAGGCGGTCTCAAGCGACGGGATCCATATCATCAACCAGGAGGGCAGGCTGGTCGAATCAAATGCCGCCTTCCGCAAGATGCTGGGGTATGGCGAGCAGGAGGAACTGCAGCTCAGCATCAAGGACTGGGACGCCGGCATGCAGCCGGAGGAACTGGCCGTCATGGCAAAGCGGCTCCTGCACGGTTCAGCCGTGTTTGAAACCAAACATCGCCGCCGGGACGGAACGGTATTTGATGTAGAGGTCAGTGTCAGCGGGGTTGAGCTGGATGACGGCTGCTATCTGTACGCCTCGTCCCGTGACATATCCAAACGCAAGGAGCTGGAACAGACCCTGGAGGAGTCCAGGCAGTTGCAGGCTGATATCTTTGACTTTCTGCCCGACGCAACCTTTGTAATCGATCTGGAGAAGCGGGTGATCGCCTGGAACAGGGCCATGGAAGAGATGAGCGGCGTGCCCAAGCAGGAGATGCTGGGCCAGGGGGACCACGCCTATACGATTCCGTTTTATGGCGAGCGGCGCAGTCAGCTGCTGGACCTGATCGATCTGGATGATGAAGAGCTGCAATCAAAATATAAAGGGGTCACCCGTATCGGGACGCACCTCTATGCTGAAACCTTCTGTCCGGCCCTGTATGGCGGCAAAGGCGCCCATGTCTGGGCGATCGTTGCCCCGCTGTACGACACCGACGGCAGGCGGATCGGCGCGATAGAATCGATCCGGGATATCACGGCCATCAAGGATATTGAAGCCAATCTGGCCCGCTCCAACCAGGAGCTGGAGCAGTTTGCCTATGTGGCCTCCCATGACCTGCAGGAACCGTTGCGAAAGATCGCCGGATTTACCGAGCTGCTGGCGAATCGTTACAAAGGCGAGCTGGATGACAAGGCCGACTCCTACATGGGCTACATTGTGGATGGCGCCACCCGTATGCGGACCCTGATTAATGACCTGCTGAGCTATTCCCGTGTCATGCGCAGTACCAAGGAACTTGCCGATACCGACTGTTCTGAGGTATTCTCTAAAGTTCTGAAAGATATGGAGATAGCCGTCAAGGAGAGCAATGCCGAGATCAGCTGCGGGCCGCTGCCGGTGGTCCGGGGCGACCAGGTTCAGCTGGGGCAGCTGTTCCAGAATCTGATCGGGAATGCCATCAAGTACCGTGGTGTCGGCGCACCCCGCATTGAGGTCACGGCAGTACGGCAGCAGGGTGACTGGCTCTTTTCCGTCAGGGACAACGGTATCGGGATCGCCCCTGAATTTTTTGAACGGATCTTCGCCATCTTCCAGCGCCTGCACACCCGGACCGAATATCCCGGCACCGGCATTGGTCTGGCGGTCTGTCAGAAGATCGTTGAACGCCATGGCGGCAGGATCTGGCTTGAATCAAGCGTTGGCAACGGCTCAACCTTCTTTTTCACCATTCCCGCATATCCGGGCAGGCAGGAGAAATCTGCATGA